The proteins below are encoded in one region of Mya arenaria isolate MELC-2E11 chromosome 15, ASM2691426v1:
- the LOC128219927 gene encoding uncharacterized protein LOC128219927 isoform X1, which translates to MTSGAGRTADLQCCHRRLEYLSSRLQDLALELGDGRGAVWLKENMWFLKRPPQYFDDVLYSVGKICNHLVSYLTLHKARLVSSFPFMSYMGILYEVGEIFGIVRDMLLLNPRETLSVKQSQIELFWTDCTPFIFVFENSNHLLLSSNETPVYIQALLDLVPVVIQVGMCMYTAPEAQLRGFDCFAETCIRLSKALVEPSSFLNQAEKMEPVIVPFLRQWIIFALELVQNGVKVRTDMTMKPPLSSRLSEQLTSARQERNFRSSDHMENTVPKTLNVLSLSNDSSLPDEVAESTLAPLKVRNSCRVRASCQPFRWIDVARTRVSPCPNEMRKVVIEEISLKENQKIISDIFLLRGKQPETWKGIKVHCPLTKSYDELKLKLFVKVKVGEEWRPLDAQYDKRFGKGNFLVFSGCRMEAFVAIEERPMTSRQVGPEGGRLMTTYNNNIEAVVPPGTNSKQHRVTMMVQPLDGPQERQYRAFCPEDFRHITSASPAVEIDGAPVERKISIKIPFNALADQNTKILVLKYTNEKLEVVDGEGLLHLSSDNVYTVDNTSNGGTMLASVDSQSYTAGTEANIRREMEVILGRKQLCKLLLFVENQQTVHQAENLNEIVLNVVCTEKFRVPEVVRDKSKVGMIELPKSQSPDRLLQQADEIKLEIKGSVSLDPDIPEDAYTLTYLEGSDNYVRFPIRIADCNGRITFVLRLGRDNSVLHTFFCNVQDILALLVQGYIAQSPVHSPDQDDEVFHFSEVSAKNTKDTSEEKEVAVVKDEKRLTPLSRESTSSELIEEDPSLALDQMREASLKILNRNSLVNLAKQVKNDESHLLGVCLGLKPEKLSNIYRTYRHSASLASFYVLYEWRGRTTQADLADRLIQALKDIGRRDLAQILTDVRQSNRGLSAEDFEHLRTDIRRKSHNTRRS; encoded by the exons ATGACGTCCGGAGCAGGACGGACGGCGGATCTTCAGTGTTGCCATAGGCGCTTGGAATATTTAAGCAGTCGTTTGCAGGACCTAGCTCTTGAGCTTGGAGACGGACGAGGAGCTGTGTGGCTGAAAGAAAATATGTG GTTCCTGAAGAGACCGCCCCAGTACTTCGACGACGTGCTGTACTCTGTCGGGAAGATCTGTAACCATCTCGTATCTTACCTCACCTTACACAAAGCCAG ACTGGTATCCAGTTTTCCGTTCATGTCATATATGGGCATCTTGTACGAGGTCGGGGAAATATTTGGTATCGTCAGGGATATGCTGCTCCTTAACCCGCGAGAAACCCTTTCAGTAAAACA GTCGCAGATCGAGTTATTCTGGACGGACTGTACGCCGTTTATATTTGTGTTCGAAAACAGCAACCATTT GCTTTTGTCCTCAAATGAAACGCCAGTATATATACAGGCGCTCCTAGATCTGGTTCCGGTTGTGATTCAGGTCGGAATGTGTATGTACACGGCACCGGAAGCGCAACTACGAGGGTTTGACTGCTTCGCTGAGACCTGTATCAGGCTCTCAAAGGCGCTTGTCGAACCAAGCAGCTTTCTAAATCAGGC AGAGAAGATGGAGCCAGTCATCGTGCCATTTCTACGACAGTGGATCATATTTGCCCTGGAGCTCGTCCAAAATGGGGTCAAAGTCAG AACGGATATGACAATGAAGCCTCCACTGTCCTCTCGTCTCTCTGAGCAGCTCACTTCCGCTCGACAAGAACGCAACTTCCGGTCCTCAGACCATATGGAAAACACTGTGCCAAAAACTCTCAATGTGCTGTCTCTGTCAAACGACTC GTCCCTTCCAGATGAAGTTGCGGAGTCGACCCTGGCGCCCCTAAAGGTTCGCAATTCTTGCCGAGTGCGCGCCTCGTGTCAGCCGTTTCGCTGGATAGACGTGGCGCGAACACGTGTTTCGCCATGCCCCAATGAAATGAGGAAAGTAGTCATAGAGGAAATAAGTTTAAAG GAAAATCAGAAGATCATATCAGACATTTTCCTGTTACGCGGTAAACAGCCGGAAACTTGGAAAGGTATAAAGGTGCACTGTCCACTCACGAAGAGTTATGACGAGTTGAAACTGAAGCTGtttgtcaaggtcaaggttggCGAGGAATGGCGACCATTGGATGCACAGTATGAT AAGCGGTTTGGCAAAGGCAACTTCCTTGTGTTCAGCGGTTGTAGAATGGAAGCTTTTGTTGCCATAGAAGAACGCCCGATGACGTCACGGCAGGTCGGACCAGAAGGAGGTCGACTTATGACGACATATAATAACAACATCGAGGCTGTTGTTCCACCAGGGACAAATTCTAAACAGCATCGAGTCACAATGATG GTGCAACCCCTGGACGGACCACAGGAGCGTCAATACCGGGCATTTTGCCCTGAAGACTTCCGGCATATAACTTCCGCTTCTCCGGCCGTAGAGATAGACGGCGCACCAGTCGAGAGGAAAATCTCAATAAAAATCCCATTTAACGCCCTAGCTGaccaaaacacaaaaatattg GTGCTAAAATACACAAACGAGAAGTTGGAGGTGGTTGACGGTGAGGGCCTTCTCCATCTCAGCAGCGACAACGTGTACACGGTGGATAACACGTCCAACGGCGG AACAATGCTGGCATCGGTGGACTCACAGTCATACACGGCGGGCACGGAGGCGAACATACGGCGGGAGATGGAGGTCATACTGGGCAGGAAACAGCTCTGTAAACTGCTTTTGTTTGTGGAGAACCAGCAAACCGTACATCAGGCTGAAAACTTAAACGAGATTGTCCTCAACGTGGTCTGTACGGAGAAGTTTAGAGTACCCGAAGTGGTTAGGGATAAATCAAAAGTTGGAATGATAGAACTGCCAAAGAGTCAGTCACCTGATAGATTATTACAGCAAGCAGATGAGATTAAATTAGAAATCAAAGGCAGTGTGTCGCTCGACCCTGACATTCCCGAAGATGCTTACACTTTGACTTACTTGGAAGGGTCAGACAACTATGTCCGATTTCCGATCAGAATCGCTGACTGCAATGGCAGGATCACCTTCGTGTTAAGACTAGGAAGGGATAACTCAGTGCTACATACCTTCTTTTGCAATGTGCAGGACATATTGGCCCTGCTTG TTCAGGGGTATATAGCCCAGTCCCCTGTCCATTCTCCCGACCAAGACGACGAAGTCTTTCATTTCAGCGAAG TTTCAGCCAAAAATACGAAAGACACCAGTGAGGAAAAAGAGGTGGCGGTTGTAAAAGATGAGAAGA GGTTAACGCCTCTCTCCCGTGAGTCCACTTCATCTGAGCTCATCGAAGAAGACCCGTCACTGGCGCTCGACCAGATGCGAGAGG CGTCCCTGAAGATCCTCAACAGAAACAGCCTGGTCAATCTGGCCAAGCAAGTGAAAAACGACGAGAGCCATCTGCTGGGGGTCTGTTTGGGGCTGAAACCGGAAAAGCTATCCAACATCTACCGGACGTACCGACACAGCGCGTCCCTCGCCTCCTTCTACGTGCTGTATGAGTGGCGGGGACGCACGACACAGGCGGACCTTGCTGACAGGCTCATTCAG GCTCTCAAAGACATCGGTCGTCGAGATTTGGCTCAAATCTTGACGGACGTCCGCCAAAGCAACCGCGGCCTGTCCGCTGAAGACTTCGAGCATCTACGGACAGACATCCGCCGGAAGTCACACAACACACGCCGCAGCTGA
- the LOC128219927 gene encoding uncharacterized protein LOC128219927 isoform X3 produces MTSGAGRTADLQCCHRRLEYLSSRLQDLALELGDGRGAVWLKENMWFLKRPPQYFDDVLYSVGKICNHLVSYLTLHKARLVSSFPFMSYMGILYEVGEIFGIVRDMLLLNPRETLSVKQSQIELFWTDCTPFIFVFENSNHLLLSSNETPVYIQALLDLVPVVIQVGMCMYTAPEAQLRGFDCFAETCIRLSKALVEPSSFLNQAEKMEPVIVPFLRQWIIFALELVQNGVKVRTDMTMKPPLSSRLSEQLTSARQERNFRSSDHMENTVPKTLNVLSLSNDSSLPDEVAESTLAPLKVRNSCRVRASCQPFRWIDVARTRVSPCPNEMRKVVIEEISLKENQKIISDIFLLRGKQPETWKGIKVHCPLTKSYDELKLKLFVKVKVGEEWRPLDAQYDKRFGKGNFLVFSGCRMEAFVAIEERPMTSRQVGPEGGRLMTTYNNNIEAVVPPGTNSKQHRVTMMVQPLDGPQERQYRAFCPEDFRHITSASPAVEIDGAPVERKISIKIPFNALADQNTKILVLKYTNEKLEVVDGEGLLHLSSDNVYTVDNTSNGGTMLASVDSQSYTAGTEANIRREMEVILGRKQLCKLLLFVENQQTVHQAENLNEIVLNVVCTEKFRVPEVVRDKSKVGMIELPKSQSPDRLLQQADEIKLEIKGSVSLDPDIPEDAYTLTYLEGSDNYVRFPIRIADCNGRITFVLRLGRDNSVLHTFFCNVQDILALLVSAKNTKDTSEEKEVAVVKDEKRLTPLSRESTSSELIEEDPSLALDQMREASLKILNRNSLVNLAKQVKNDESHLLGVCLGLKPEKLSNIYRTYRHSASLASFYVLYEWRGRTTQADLADRLIQALKDIGRRDLAQILTDVRQSNRGLSAEDFEHLRTDIRRKSHNTRRS; encoded by the exons ATGACGTCCGGAGCAGGACGGACGGCGGATCTTCAGTGTTGCCATAGGCGCTTGGAATATTTAAGCAGTCGTTTGCAGGACCTAGCTCTTGAGCTTGGAGACGGACGAGGAGCTGTGTGGCTGAAAGAAAATATGTG GTTCCTGAAGAGACCGCCCCAGTACTTCGACGACGTGCTGTACTCTGTCGGGAAGATCTGTAACCATCTCGTATCTTACCTCACCTTACACAAAGCCAG ACTGGTATCCAGTTTTCCGTTCATGTCATATATGGGCATCTTGTACGAGGTCGGGGAAATATTTGGTATCGTCAGGGATATGCTGCTCCTTAACCCGCGAGAAACCCTTTCAGTAAAACA GTCGCAGATCGAGTTATTCTGGACGGACTGTACGCCGTTTATATTTGTGTTCGAAAACAGCAACCATTT GCTTTTGTCCTCAAATGAAACGCCAGTATATATACAGGCGCTCCTAGATCTGGTTCCGGTTGTGATTCAGGTCGGAATGTGTATGTACACGGCACCGGAAGCGCAACTACGAGGGTTTGACTGCTTCGCTGAGACCTGTATCAGGCTCTCAAAGGCGCTTGTCGAACCAAGCAGCTTTCTAAATCAGGC AGAGAAGATGGAGCCAGTCATCGTGCCATTTCTACGACAGTGGATCATATTTGCCCTGGAGCTCGTCCAAAATGGGGTCAAAGTCAG AACGGATATGACAATGAAGCCTCCACTGTCCTCTCGTCTCTCTGAGCAGCTCACTTCCGCTCGACAAGAACGCAACTTCCGGTCCTCAGACCATATGGAAAACACTGTGCCAAAAACTCTCAATGTGCTGTCTCTGTCAAACGACTC GTCCCTTCCAGATGAAGTTGCGGAGTCGACCCTGGCGCCCCTAAAGGTTCGCAATTCTTGCCGAGTGCGCGCCTCGTGTCAGCCGTTTCGCTGGATAGACGTGGCGCGAACACGTGTTTCGCCATGCCCCAATGAAATGAGGAAAGTAGTCATAGAGGAAATAAGTTTAAAG GAAAATCAGAAGATCATATCAGACATTTTCCTGTTACGCGGTAAACAGCCGGAAACTTGGAAAGGTATAAAGGTGCACTGTCCACTCACGAAGAGTTATGACGAGTTGAAACTGAAGCTGtttgtcaaggtcaaggttggCGAGGAATGGCGACCATTGGATGCACAGTATGAT AAGCGGTTTGGCAAAGGCAACTTCCTTGTGTTCAGCGGTTGTAGAATGGAAGCTTTTGTTGCCATAGAAGAACGCCCGATGACGTCACGGCAGGTCGGACCAGAAGGAGGTCGACTTATGACGACATATAATAACAACATCGAGGCTGTTGTTCCACCAGGGACAAATTCTAAACAGCATCGAGTCACAATGATG GTGCAACCCCTGGACGGACCACAGGAGCGTCAATACCGGGCATTTTGCCCTGAAGACTTCCGGCATATAACTTCCGCTTCTCCGGCCGTAGAGATAGACGGCGCACCAGTCGAGAGGAAAATCTCAATAAAAATCCCATTTAACGCCCTAGCTGaccaaaacacaaaaatattg GTGCTAAAATACACAAACGAGAAGTTGGAGGTGGTTGACGGTGAGGGCCTTCTCCATCTCAGCAGCGACAACGTGTACACGGTGGATAACACGTCCAACGGCGG AACAATGCTGGCATCGGTGGACTCACAGTCATACACGGCGGGCACGGAGGCGAACATACGGCGGGAGATGGAGGTCATACTGGGCAGGAAACAGCTCTGTAAACTGCTTTTGTTTGTGGAGAACCAGCAAACCGTACATCAGGCTGAAAACTTAAACGAGATTGTCCTCAACGTGGTCTGTACGGAGAAGTTTAGAGTACCCGAAGTGGTTAGGGATAAATCAAAAGTTGGAATGATAGAACTGCCAAAGAGTCAGTCACCTGATAGATTATTACAGCAAGCAGATGAGATTAAATTAGAAATCAAAGGCAGTGTGTCGCTCGACCCTGACATTCCCGAAGATGCTTACACTTTGACTTACTTGGAAGGGTCAGACAACTATGTCCGATTTCCGATCAGAATCGCTGACTGCAATGGCAGGATCACCTTCGTGTTAAGACTAGGAAGGGATAACTCAGTGCTACATACCTTCTTTTGCAATGTGCAGGACATATTGGCCCTGCTTG TTTCAGCCAAAAATACGAAAGACACCAGTGAGGAAAAAGAGGTGGCGGTTGTAAAAGATGAGAAGA GGTTAACGCCTCTCTCCCGTGAGTCCACTTCATCTGAGCTCATCGAAGAAGACCCGTCACTGGCGCTCGACCAGATGCGAGAGG CGTCCCTGAAGATCCTCAACAGAAACAGCCTGGTCAATCTGGCCAAGCAAGTGAAAAACGACGAGAGCCATCTGCTGGGGGTCTGTTTGGGGCTGAAACCGGAAAAGCTATCCAACATCTACCGGACGTACCGACACAGCGCGTCCCTCGCCTCCTTCTACGTGCTGTATGAGTGGCGGGGACGCACGACACAGGCGGACCTTGCTGACAGGCTCATTCAG GCTCTCAAAGACATCGGTCGTCGAGATTTGGCTCAAATCTTGACGGACGTCCGCCAAAGCAACCGCGGCCTGTCCGCTGAAGACTTCGAGCATCTACGGACAGACATCCGCCGGAAGTCACACAACACACGCCGCAGCTGA
- the LOC128219927 gene encoding uncharacterized protein LOC128219927 isoform X4 yields MTSGAGRTADLQCCHRRLEYLSSRLQDLALELGDGRGAVWLKENMWFLKRPPQYFDDVLYSVGKICNHLVSYLTLHKARLVSSFPFMSYMGILYEVGEIFGIVRDMLLLNPRETLSVKQSQIELFWTDCTPFIFVFENSNHLLLSSNETPVYIQALLDLVPVVIQVGMCMYTAPEAQLRGFDCFAETCIRLSKALVEPSSFLNQAEKMEPVIVPFLRQWIIFALELVQNGVKVRTDMTMKPPLSSRLSEQLTSARQERNFRSSDHMENTVPKTLNVLSLSNDSSLPDEVAESTLAPLKVRNSCRVRASCQPFRWIDVARTRVSPCPNEMRKVVIEEISLKENQKIISDIFLLRGKQPETWKGIKVHCPLTKSYDELKLKLFVKVKVGEEWRPLDAQYDKRFGKGNFLVFSGCRMEAFVAIEERPMTSRQVGPEGGRLMTTYNNNIEAVVPPGTNSKQHRVTMMVQPLDGPQERQYRAFCPEDFRHITSASPAVEIDGAPVERKISIKIPFNALADQNTKILVLKYTNEKLEVVDGEGLLHLSSDNVYTVDNTSNGGTMLASVDSQSYTAGTEANIRREMEVILGRKQLCKLLLFVENQQTVHQAENLNEIVLNVVCTEKFRVPEVVRDKSKVGMIELPKSQSPDRLLQQADEIKLEIKGSVSLDPDIPEDAYTLTYLEGSDNYVRFPIRIADCNGRITFVLRLGRDNSVLHTFFCNVQDILALLGLTPLSRESTSSELIEEDPSLALDQMREASLKILNRNSLVNLAKQVKNDESHLLGVCLGLKPEKLSNIYRTYRHSASLASFYVLYEWRGRTTQADLADRLIQALKDIGRRDLAQILTDVRQSNRGLSAEDFEHLRTDIRRKSHNTRRS; encoded by the exons ATGACGTCCGGAGCAGGACGGACGGCGGATCTTCAGTGTTGCCATAGGCGCTTGGAATATTTAAGCAGTCGTTTGCAGGACCTAGCTCTTGAGCTTGGAGACGGACGAGGAGCTGTGTGGCTGAAAGAAAATATGTG GTTCCTGAAGAGACCGCCCCAGTACTTCGACGACGTGCTGTACTCTGTCGGGAAGATCTGTAACCATCTCGTATCTTACCTCACCTTACACAAAGCCAG ACTGGTATCCAGTTTTCCGTTCATGTCATATATGGGCATCTTGTACGAGGTCGGGGAAATATTTGGTATCGTCAGGGATATGCTGCTCCTTAACCCGCGAGAAACCCTTTCAGTAAAACA GTCGCAGATCGAGTTATTCTGGACGGACTGTACGCCGTTTATATTTGTGTTCGAAAACAGCAACCATTT GCTTTTGTCCTCAAATGAAACGCCAGTATATATACAGGCGCTCCTAGATCTGGTTCCGGTTGTGATTCAGGTCGGAATGTGTATGTACACGGCACCGGAAGCGCAACTACGAGGGTTTGACTGCTTCGCTGAGACCTGTATCAGGCTCTCAAAGGCGCTTGTCGAACCAAGCAGCTTTCTAAATCAGGC AGAGAAGATGGAGCCAGTCATCGTGCCATTTCTACGACAGTGGATCATATTTGCCCTGGAGCTCGTCCAAAATGGGGTCAAAGTCAG AACGGATATGACAATGAAGCCTCCACTGTCCTCTCGTCTCTCTGAGCAGCTCACTTCCGCTCGACAAGAACGCAACTTCCGGTCCTCAGACCATATGGAAAACACTGTGCCAAAAACTCTCAATGTGCTGTCTCTGTCAAACGACTC GTCCCTTCCAGATGAAGTTGCGGAGTCGACCCTGGCGCCCCTAAAGGTTCGCAATTCTTGCCGAGTGCGCGCCTCGTGTCAGCCGTTTCGCTGGATAGACGTGGCGCGAACACGTGTTTCGCCATGCCCCAATGAAATGAGGAAAGTAGTCATAGAGGAAATAAGTTTAAAG GAAAATCAGAAGATCATATCAGACATTTTCCTGTTACGCGGTAAACAGCCGGAAACTTGGAAAGGTATAAAGGTGCACTGTCCACTCACGAAGAGTTATGACGAGTTGAAACTGAAGCTGtttgtcaaggtcaaggttggCGAGGAATGGCGACCATTGGATGCACAGTATGAT AAGCGGTTTGGCAAAGGCAACTTCCTTGTGTTCAGCGGTTGTAGAATGGAAGCTTTTGTTGCCATAGAAGAACGCCCGATGACGTCACGGCAGGTCGGACCAGAAGGAGGTCGACTTATGACGACATATAATAACAACATCGAGGCTGTTGTTCCACCAGGGACAAATTCTAAACAGCATCGAGTCACAATGATG GTGCAACCCCTGGACGGACCACAGGAGCGTCAATACCGGGCATTTTGCCCTGAAGACTTCCGGCATATAACTTCCGCTTCTCCGGCCGTAGAGATAGACGGCGCACCAGTCGAGAGGAAAATCTCAATAAAAATCCCATTTAACGCCCTAGCTGaccaaaacacaaaaatattg GTGCTAAAATACACAAACGAGAAGTTGGAGGTGGTTGACGGTGAGGGCCTTCTCCATCTCAGCAGCGACAACGTGTACACGGTGGATAACACGTCCAACGGCGG AACAATGCTGGCATCGGTGGACTCACAGTCATACACGGCGGGCACGGAGGCGAACATACGGCGGGAGATGGAGGTCATACTGGGCAGGAAACAGCTCTGTAAACTGCTTTTGTTTGTGGAGAACCAGCAAACCGTACATCAGGCTGAAAACTTAAACGAGATTGTCCTCAACGTGGTCTGTACGGAGAAGTTTAGAGTACCCGAAGTGGTTAGGGATAAATCAAAAGTTGGAATGATAGAACTGCCAAAGAGTCAGTCACCTGATAGATTATTACAGCAAGCAGATGAGATTAAATTAGAAATCAAAGGCAGTGTGTCGCTCGACCCTGACATTCCCGAAGATGCTTACACTTTGACTTACTTGGAAGGGTCAGACAACTATGTCCGATTTCCGATCAGAATCGCTGACTGCAATGGCAGGATCACCTTCGTGTTAAGACTAGGAAGGGATAACTCAGTGCTACATACCTTCTTTTGCAATGTGCAGGACATATTGGCCCTGCTTG GGTTAACGCCTCTCTCCCGTGAGTCCACTTCATCTGAGCTCATCGAAGAAGACCCGTCACTGGCGCTCGACCAGATGCGAGAGG CGTCCCTGAAGATCCTCAACAGAAACAGCCTGGTCAATCTGGCCAAGCAAGTGAAAAACGACGAGAGCCATCTGCTGGGGGTCTGTTTGGGGCTGAAACCGGAAAAGCTATCCAACATCTACCGGACGTACCGACACAGCGCGTCCCTCGCCTCCTTCTACGTGCTGTATGAGTGGCGGGGACGCACGACACAGGCGGACCTTGCTGACAGGCTCATTCAG GCTCTCAAAGACATCGGTCGTCGAGATTTGGCTCAAATCTTGACGGACGTCCGCCAAAGCAACCGCGGCCTGTCCGCTGAAGACTTCGAGCATCTACGGACAGACATCCGCCGGAAGTCACACAACACACGCCGCAGCTGA
- the LOC128219927 gene encoding uncharacterized protein LOC128219927 isoform X2: MTSGAGRTADLQCCHRRLEYLSSRLQDLALELGDGRGAVWLKENMWFLKRPPQYFDDVLYSVGKICNHLVSYLTLHKARLVSSFPFMSYMGILYEVGEIFGIVRDMLLLNPRETLSVKQSQIELFWTDCTPFIFVFENSNHLLLSSNETPVYIQALLDLVPVVIQVGMCMYTAPEAQLRGFDCFAETCIRLSKALVEPSSFLNQAEKMEPVIVPFLRQWIIFALELVQNGVKVRTDMTMKPPLSSRLSEQLTSARQERNFRSSDHMENTVPKTLNVLSLSNDSSLPDEVAESTLAPLKVRNSCRVRASCQPFRWIDVARTRVSPCPNEMRKVVIEEISLKENQKIISDIFLLRGKQPETWKGIKVHCPLTKSYDELKLKLFVKVKVGEEWRPLDAQYDKRFGKGNFLVFSGCRMEAFVAIEERPMTSRQVGPEGGRLMTTYNNNIEAVVPPGTNSKQHRVTMMVQPLDGPQERQYRAFCPEDFRHITSASPAVEIDGAPVERKISIKIPFNALADQNTKILVLKYTNEKLEVVDGEGLLHLSSDNVYTVDNTSNGGTMLASVDSQSYTAGTEANIRREMEVILGRKQLCKLLLFVENQQTVHQAENLNEIVLNVVCTEKFRVPEVVRDKSKVGMIELPKSQSPDRLLQQADEIKLEIKGSVSLDPDIPEDAYTLTYLEGSDNYVRFPIRIADCNGRITFVLRLGRDNSVLHTFFCNVQDILALLVQGYIAQSPVHSPDQDDEVFHFSEGLTPLSRESTSSELIEEDPSLALDQMREASLKILNRNSLVNLAKQVKNDESHLLGVCLGLKPEKLSNIYRTYRHSASLASFYVLYEWRGRTTQADLADRLIQALKDIGRRDLAQILTDVRQSNRGLSAEDFEHLRTDIRRKSHNTRRS; encoded by the exons ATGACGTCCGGAGCAGGACGGACGGCGGATCTTCAGTGTTGCCATAGGCGCTTGGAATATTTAAGCAGTCGTTTGCAGGACCTAGCTCTTGAGCTTGGAGACGGACGAGGAGCTGTGTGGCTGAAAGAAAATATGTG GTTCCTGAAGAGACCGCCCCAGTACTTCGACGACGTGCTGTACTCTGTCGGGAAGATCTGTAACCATCTCGTATCTTACCTCACCTTACACAAAGCCAG ACTGGTATCCAGTTTTCCGTTCATGTCATATATGGGCATCTTGTACGAGGTCGGGGAAATATTTGGTATCGTCAGGGATATGCTGCTCCTTAACCCGCGAGAAACCCTTTCAGTAAAACA GTCGCAGATCGAGTTATTCTGGACGGACTGTACGCCGTTTATATTTGTGTTCGAAAACAGCAACCATTT GCTTTTGTCCTCAAATGAAACGCCAGTATATATACAGGCGCTCCTAGATCTGGTTCCGGTTGTGATTCAGGTCGGAATGTGTATGTACACGGCACCGGAAGCGCAACTACGAGGGTTTGACTGCTTCGCTGAGACCTGTATCAGGCTCTCAAAGGCGCTTGTCGAACCAAGCAGCTTTCTAAATCAGGC AGAGAAGATGGAGCCAGTCATCGTGCCATTTCTACGACAGTGGATCATATTTGCCCTGGAGCTCGTCCAAAATGGGGTCAAAGTCAG AACGGATATGACAATGAAGCCTCCACTGTCCTCTCGTCTCTCTGAGCAGCTCACTTCCGCTCGACAAGAACGCAACTTCCGGTCCTCAGACCATATGGAAAACACTGTGCCAAAAACTCTCAATGTGCTGTCTCTGTCAAACGACTC GTCCCTTCCAGATGAAGTTGCGGAGTCGACCCTGGCGCCCCTAAAGGTTCGCAATTCTTGCCGAGTGCGCGCCTCGTGTCAGCCGTTTCGCTGGATAGACGTGGCGCGAACACGTGTTTCGCCATGCCCCAATGAAATGAGGAAAGTAGTCATAGAGGAAATAAGTTTAAAG GAAAATCAGAAGATCATATCAGACATTTTCCTGTTACGCGGTAAACAGCCGGAAACTTGGAAAGGTATAAAGGTGCACTGTCCACTCACGAAGAGTTATGACGAGTTGAAACTGAAGCTGtttgtcaaggtcaaggttggCGAGGAATGGCGACCATTGGATGCACAGTATGAT AAGCGGTTTGGCAAAGGCAACTTCCTTGTGTTCAGCGGTTGTAGAATGGAAGCTTTTGTTGCCATAGAAGAACGCCCGATGACGTCACGGCAGGTCGGACCAGAAGGAGGTCGACTTATGACGACATATAATAACAACATCGAGGCTGTTGTTCCACCAGGGACAAATTCTAAACAGCATCGAGTCACAATGATG GTGCAACCCCTGGACGGACCACAGGAGCGTCAATACCGGGCATTTTGCCCTGAAGACTTCCGGCATATAACTTCCGCTTCTCCGGCCGTAGAGATAGACGGCGCACCAGTCGAGAGGAAAATCTCAATAAAAATCCCATTTAACGCCCTAGCTGaccaaaacacaaaaatattg GTGCTAAAATACACAAACGAGAAGTTGGAGGTGGTTGACGGTGAGGGCCTTCTCCATCTCAGCAGCGACAACGTGTACACGGTGGATAACACGTCCAACGGCGG AACAATGCTGGCATCGGTGGACTCACAGTCATACACGGCGGGCACGGAGGCGAACATACGGCGGGAGATGGAGGTCATACTGGGCAGGAAACAGCTCTGTAAACTGCTTTTGTTTGTGGAGAACCAGCAAACCGTACATCAGGCTGAAAACTTAAACGAGATTGTCCTCAACGTGGTCTGTACGGAGAAGTTTAGAGTACCCGAAGTGGTTAGGGATAAATCAAAAGTTGGAATGATAGAACTGCCAAAGAGTCAGTCACCTGATAGATTATTACAGCAAGCAGATGAGATTAAATTAGAAATCAAAGGCAGTGTGTCGCTCGACCCTGACATTCCCGAAGATGCTTACACTTTGACTTACTTGGAAGGGTCAGACAACTATGTCCGATTTCCGATCAGAATCGCTGACTGCAATGGCAGGATCACCTTCGTGTTAAGACTAGGAAGGGATAACTCAGTGCTACATACCTTCTTTTGCAATGTGCAGGACATATTGGCCCTGCTTG TTCAGGGGTATATAGCCCAGTCCCCTGTCCATTCTCCCGACCAAGACGACGAAGTCTTTCATTTCAGCGAAG GGTTAACGCCTCTCTCCCGTGAGTCCACTTCATCTGAGCTCATCGAAGAAGACCCGTCACTGGCGCTCGACCAGATGCGAGAGG CGTCCCTGAAGATCCTCAACAGAAACAGCCTGGTCAATCTGGCCAAGCAAGTGAAAAACGACGAGAGCCATCTGCTGGGGGTCTGTTTGGGGCTGAAACCGGAAAAGCTATCCAACATCTACCGGACGTACCGACACAGCGCGTCCCTCGCCTCCTTCTACGTGCTGTATGAGTGGCGGGGACGCACGACACAGGCGGACCTTGCTGACAGGCTCATTCAG GCTCTCAAAGACATCGGTCGTCGAGATTTGGCTCAAATCTTGACGGACGTCCGCCAAAGCAACCGCGGCCTGTCCGCTGAAGACTTCGAGCATCTACGGACAGACATCCGCCGGAAGTCACACAACACACGCCGCAGCTGA